From Apium graveolens cultivar Ventura chromosome 9, ASM990537v1, whole genome shotgun sequence, the proteins below share one genomic window:
- the LOC141682916 gene encoding protein IQ-domain 26-like gives MGKTSRWLRGLLGMKKDKDIADNSGLNDKKGKKKSTSAKSGNDSRAANQSPVINRANNSVWLRSSDKEQNKHAIAVAAATAAAADAAVAAAQAAAAVVRLTSQGRQNVYASGREIWAALKIQSVFRGYLSRKALRALKGLVKLQALVRGYLVRKRATATLRSMQALMRAQVAVRAQRARLSFKKDHLSQPEFLHRKSIEKFEEARSEYPSKRLSASYETSFNVSEESTKIVEMDTFKPKSRSRRMNFSASESGEDPYYQSSSQPLPNRLFIPDHQQMQDYEWGFISDNYKFSTAQSTPRFANSGRSNVPATPAKSVCGDGFFRPYSNHPSYMANTQSFKAKVRSYSAPKQRPEMGQKKRLSLIEIMASRSSFSGVKMHRPVPQGQEDFNF, from the exons ATGGGAAAAACTTCAAGATGGTTGAGAGGATTGTTGGGAATGAAGAAAGATAAGGACATTGCTGATAATTCTGGTTTGAATGACAAGAAAGGGAAGAAAAAGTCGACTTCTGCCAAGTCCGGGAATGATTCCCGGGCTGCAAATCAAAGTCCGGTGATTAATCGGGCCAATAATAGTGTTTGGTTAAGATCTTCAGATAAAGAGCAGAACAAACATGCAATTGCTGTGGCTGCTGCTACCGCTGCAGCAGCTGATGCAGCTGTAGCTGCGGCGCAGGCTGCAGCTGCAGTTGTTAGGCTTACTAGCCAAGGTAGACAGAATGTGTATGCTAGTGGCAGGGAAATATGGGCTGCACTAAAGATTCAATCTGTTTTTAGAGGTTACTTG TCAAGAAAGGCCCTCCGGGCTCTAAAAGGTCTGGTAAAATTACAAGCTCTAGTTCGAGGTTACCTTGTAAGGAAGAGAGCTACTGCCACTCTTCGCAGTATGCAAGCTCTTATGAGGGCTCAGGTCGCTGTTCGAGCTCAGAGGGCTCGTCTTTCTTTCAAGAAAGATCATCTTTCTCAGCCAGAATTTTTACACAGGAAATCCATT GAAAAGTTTGAGGAGGCAAGAAGTGAATATCCTAGTAAGAGGTTGTCAGCTTCTTATGAAACATCATTTAATGTTTCTGAAGAGAGCACAAAAATAGTGGAGATGGACACTTTTAAGCCGAAATCAAGATCACGGAGAATGAACTTCTCCGCTTCAGAATCAGGGGAAGACCCCTATTACCAAAGTAGCTCGCAGCCCCTTCCCAACCGTCTGTTCATCCCAGATCATCAACAAATGCAAGATTACGAATGGGGCTTCATTAGTGACAATTACAAGTTTTCGACAGCTCAAAGCACTCCTAGATTTGCAAATTCTGGCCGCTCCAATGTCCCGGCTACACCAGCTAAGAGCGTATGCGGAGATGGTTTCTTTCGGCCATATTCGAACCATCCTAGTTATATGGCAAACACACAGTCCTTTAAGGCAAAAGTAAGGTCATATAGTGCTCCGAAGCAAAGACCAGAAATGGGGCAAAAGAAGAGGCTTTCGTTGATTGAGATCATGGCATCAAGAAGTAGTTTTAGTGGAGTTAAAATGCATAGGCCAGTGCCACAGGGTCAGGAAGATTTCAACTTCTAA